Proteins encoded within one genomic window of Anastrepha ludens isolate Willacy chromosome 4, idAnaLude1.1, whole genome shotgun sequence:
- the LOC128860491 gene encoding 227 kDa spindle- and centromere-associated protein, which produces MVNELNKPPSQENLVLGERLLASQRQLQEMQEEHRQLLQEMEILRQRAAALSHLNEQQYGHVADHRSGGSVINTADENTTSISNQTVASEHVDLNEVEQENTNPATSIEAVEQTTTDLNTSANNIETTNPAATDNDEDGEDPETAEYLQKKLAEIAQLKARFKRVQNIMSTTDMIEDHITSKAIPNKSVTSALENSLHKLLIADSLSDVQSPQVTSTTNTDPNIKPSEVGVNKQVDETKNENTINDDEQTLNAYAPSSEAANEELLSAMMNMFSDFTADLRSQADDLRAERDRLRALKEDLLRRKRQS; this is translated from the exons ATGGTAAACGAACTCAATAAGCCGCCTTCTCAGGAGAATTTAGTGCTTGGTgag CGTCTGCTCGCCTCTCAACGTCAGTTGCAAGAGATGCAAGAAGAACATCGACAATTGCTACAAGAAATGGAAATACTGCGACAACGGGCAGCCGCATTGAGTCATTTGAATGAACAGCAATACGGGCATGTGGCTGATCATCGCAGCGGTGGATCAGTTATAAACACCGCAGACGAAAATACTACGAGTATAAGCAATCAAACGGTTGCCTCAGAGCATGTCGATTTGAACGAGGTGGAGCAAGAAAACACTAACCCAGCAACATCAATTGAAGCTGTAGAACAAACAACAACCGATTTAAATACGAGCGCAAACAATATAGAAACTACGAATCCCGCTGCCACCGATAACGATGAAGACGGTGAAGATCCCGAAActgctgagtatttgcagaaaaaGTTAGCTGAGATTGCGCAATTGAAAGCACGTTTTAAGCGAGTCCAGAACATAATGAGCACCACTGATATGATAGAGGATCATATCACCTCAAAGGCTATACCAAATAAATCTGTTACAAGTGCGTTGGAAAATTCATTGCATAAATTACTCATTGCGGATAGTTTGTCAGACGTGCAGTCTCCGCAAGTCACTAGCACCACAAATACTGATCCAAATATTAAGCCAAGCGAAGTGGGTGTCAATAAACAAGTTGACGAAACGAAGAACGAAAATACGATCAATGACGACGAACAAACGCTTAACGCCTATGCACCATCATCAGAAGCAGCCAACGAGGAGCTCCTCTCGGCCATGATGAATatgtttagtgattttacagCAGATCTACGTAGTCAGGCGGACGATTTGCGAGCCGAACGTGATCGTTTGCGTGCGCTCAAGGAAGATCTTTTGCGCAGAAAACGTCAGTCATAA
- the LOC128861943 gene encoding protein obstructor-E gives MSNILDSFVDTTSKTTKSHSKKTMKFLLCTFVACTTFGMLWASLTSVNICSGVSDRVLLPYLGNCSKYYICMGGQPIEQHCNYGYHFDAKDQSCTYQDVAKCLPNCTNALSSFCYDRTCTKYVLCYAGTPIVRECCDGLQYNAETDRCDFPQYVDCVDNMCSIFNDPNNITFLTSKAACDKYFICMDGNAYAQNCSNGLQFNKSCNCCDFPENVKCNITAAARNIMPYSKMPPRRADIDCPVDGANLIAHRDPAKYYYCLNGMGVLLECTPGLVYDAKMEACRTPENAARLL, from the exons ATGAGCAATATTTtagat AGTTTCGTGGATACAACGTCAAAGACAACAAAAAGTCATAGCAAAAAGACAA tgaaatttctATTGTGCACTTTTGTGGCATGCACCACTTTCGGCATGCTTTGGGCCAGCCTTACGTCAGTGAACATCTGCAGTGGCGTCAGTGATAGGGTACTCTTGCCCTACCTCGGCAACTGCTCCAAATACTATATTTGCATGGGCGGTCAACCTATAGAGCAACATTGCAACTACGGCTACCATTTCGATGCCAAGGATCAAAGCTGTACTTACCAGGATGTGGCTAAATGCCTGCCCAACTGCACCAATGCGCTGTCATCCTTCTGCTATGATCGTACCTGCACAAAATATGTGCTCTGCTATGCGGGCACTCCGATCGTACGCGAGTGCTGTGATGGTTTGCAGTACAATGCCGAAACAGATCGTTGCGATTTCCCACAATATGTGGACTGCGTGGACAATATGTGCAGCATATTCAATGATCCGAACAATATTACATTCCTCACCAGCAAGGCGGCATGTGATAAGTACTTCATTTGTATGGATGGTAACGCCTATGCTCAGAATTGTTCCAATGGTTTGCAATTCAATAAATCGTGTAATTGTTGTGATTTCCCAGAGAATGTCAAGTGCAAT ATAACTGCTGCTGCGCGCAACATCATGCCCTATTCGAAGATGCCACCCAGGCGCGCTGACATCGACTGCCCTGTTGATggtgctaatttaattgcgcatcGCGATCCAGCCAAGTACTATTACTGTTTGAATGGAATGGGTGTTTTATTGGAATGCACCCCCGGACTTGTTTACGATGCTAAAATGGAAGCTTGTCGTACGCCAGAAAATGCTGCACGTTTACTTTAA